In Rouxiella sp. WC2420, the following proteins share a genomic window:
- the purD gene encoding phosphoribosylamine--glycine ligase, whose amino-acid sequence MNILIIGNGGREHALGWKASQSPLADKIFVAPGNAGTALEPMLQNVDIAATDVAGLLAFARQNDIGLTIVGPEAPLVIGVVDAFRAAGLKIFGPTQAAAQLEGSKAFTKDFLARHAIPSADYQNFTEIEPALAYLRSKGAPIVIKADGLAAGKGVIVAMTLEEAEAAVHDMLAGNAFGDAGHRIVIEEFLDGEEASFIVMVDGENVVPMATSQDHKRVGDADTGPNTGGMGAYSPAPVVTDEIHQRVMDQVIWPTVRGMAAEGNVYTGFLYAGLMISADGQPKVIEFNCRFGDPETQPIMLRLRSDLVELCLAGAEGRLDKVTSEWDPRPALGVVLAAGGYPGDYANGKVIHGLPLEEVADGKVFHAGTRLQDELVVTNGGRVLCVTALGKSVEAAQQRAYQLAQDIKWEGSFCRKDIGYRAIAREQGK is encoded by the coding sequence ATGAACATTTTAATTATCGGTAATGGCGGACGTGAGCACGCTCTGGGCTGGAAAGCATCGCAGTCTCCCCTGGCAGACAAAATCTTCGTCGCCCCGGGTAATGCAGGCACCGCGCTCGAGCCGATGCTGCAAAACGTTGATATCGCCGCAACCGACGTGGCTGGCCTGCTGGCGTTTGCCCGGCAAAATGACATCGGCCTGACGATTGTCGGACCTGAAGCTCCGCTGGTAATCGGCGTGGTTGATGCCTTCCGCGCTGCCGGACTGAAAATCTTCGGCCCCACTCAGGCCGCTGCCCAGCTTGAAGGTTCTAAAGCTTTCACCAAAGATTTCCTGGCTCGTCACGCGATCCCAAGCGCCGACTACCAGAACTTTACCGAAATCGAGCCTGCGCTGGCTTACCTGCGCAGCAAAGGTGCGCCAATTGTTATCAAGGCCGATGGTCTTGCAGCCGGTAAAGGCGTAATCGTGGCGATGACGCTGGAAGAGGCTGAAGCCGCGGTTCACGACATGCTGGCAGGCAACGCTTTTGGTGATGCGGGACATCGCATCGTCATCGAAGAGTTCCTCGATGGTGAAGAGGCGAGCTTTATCGTGATGGTCGACGGCGAAAACGTGGTTCCGATGGCAACCAGCCAAGACCACAAACGCGTTGGCGATGCAGATACTGGTCCTAACACTGGCGGCATGGGCGCTTACTCTCCAGCTCCGGTAGTGACCGACGAGATCCACCAGCGCGTAATGGACCAGGTTATTTGGCCAACGGTGCGCGGCATGGCGGCAGAAGGCAACGTCTATACTGGCTTCCTGTATGCTGGTCTGATGATTTCTGCCGATGGCCAGCCAAAAGTCATTGAATTTAACTGCCGTTTCGGCGACCCGGAAACTCAGCCTATCATGCTGCGTCTGCGCTCTGACTTGGTTGAGCTATGCCTTGCCGGTGCGGAAGGTCGTCTGGACAAAGTGACTTCCGAATGGGATCCGCGCCCTGCTCTGGGTGTGGTGCTGGCTGCCGGTGGTTATCCTGGTGATTACGCCAATGGAAAAGTGATCCACGGCCTGCCGCTGGAAGAAGTGGCAGACGGTAAAGTATTTCATGCCGGAACGCGTTTACAGGATGAGCTGGTCGTTACCAACGGAGGCCGCGTGCTCTGCGTAACCGCGCTGGGTAAATCAGTGGAAGCCGCCCAGCAGCGTGCCTATCAACTGGCGCAGGACATCAAATGGGAAGGCAGTTTCTGCCGTAAAGATATCGGTTATCGCGCTATCGCCCGCGAGCAGGGTAAGTAA
- a CDS encoding YjaG family protein, translating to MLRNPIHLRLEKLETWQHLTFMASLCERMYPNYQMFCIQSGFGEPQIYRKILDLVWETLVIKDAKVNFDSQLEKLEEAIPSSDDYDIYGVYPAIDACIALGELLHSRLSGETLAHAIAISETSIRTVAMLEMTQAGKEMTDEELKVIPAVEEEWDIQWEIFRLLADCEERDLELIKGLRSDLREAAVSNIGINLTQ from the coding sequence ATGTTACGTAACCCGATTCATTTACGTCTGGAAAAGCTGGAAACCTGGCAACATTTGACGTTTATGGCCAGCCTTTGCGAACGTATGTACCCAAATTATCAGATGTTTTGCATTCAGTCAGGATTCGGCGAACCCCAGATTTATCGCAAAATTCTCGATCTGGTGTGGGAAACACTTGTAATAAAAGATGCAAAGGTTAACTTTGACTCCCAGTTAGAAAAGCTGGAGGAGGCAATCCCTTCTTCAGACGACTATGATATTTACGGCGTGTATCCGGCGATTGATGCCTGCATCGCCCTGGGTGAGCTGCTTCACTCGCGTTTAAGCGGGGAAACACTGGCCCACGCAATCGCTATTAGTGAAACATCAATTCGTACCGTTGCCATGCTTGAGATGACTCAGGCTGGCAAAGAAATGACCGATGAAGAGCTGAAAGTGATACCGGCGGTTGAAGAAGAATGGGACATCCAATGGGAGATTTTCCGCCTATTGGCTGACTGTGAAGAACGTGACCTCGAATTGATAAAAGGGTTACGTTCTGACCTACGTGAAGCCGCTGTGAGTAACATTGGGATAAATTTAACGCAATAA
- a CDS encoding DUF1481 domain-containing protein, whose protein sequence is MAAVMAFSLVGCSSHKDSPLFSASGYVADQGIYRLWREDDDQHRPQTIIDVYSPYYGKDTVITRYEYTDGNLHLIKESHAATKELGVTLRFDQEGNVSFMQRQLEDSREKLSADDIERYKYQADKVLNLSKTLRAGNVQLVQGRWRQGVITTCAGEPVTVSLNVKSQVWLAKRAASADDKLGLAWLTAPEGNELLLVANEDFCTWEPQADKLN, encoded by the coding sequence ATGGCTGCGGTTATGGCCTTCAGTCTGGTCGGATGCAGTTCTCATAAAGATTCACCTCTCTTTAGCGCCAGCGGCTATGTCGCAGATCAAGGCATTTACCGCCTGTGGCGAGAAGACGACGATCAACACCGCCCACAAACCATTATCGACGTTTATAGCCCCTACTACGGTAAAGATACCGTCATCACGCGCTATGAATACACTGATGGCAATCTGCACCTGATTAAAGAAAGTCACGCGGCGACCAAAGAGTTGGGCGTGACGCTGCGTTTCGATCAGGAAGGCAATGTCAGCTTTATGCAGCGCCAGTTAGAAGATTCCCGCGAGAAGCTTTCGGCGGATGACATTGAGCGTTACAAGTATCAAGCCGATAAAGTGCTTAATCTCAGTAAAACCTTACGCGCCGGAAATGTGCAGTTAGTACAGGGCCGCTGGCGGCAGGGTGTGATCACGACTTGTGCCGGAGAACCAGTAACGGTAAGCCTGAATGTTAAATCGCAAGTCTGGCTGGCGAAACGTGCTGCAAGTGCTGATGACAAGCTGGGTCTGGCCTGGCTGACAGCACCTGAAGGCAACGAATTACTGCTGGTGGCCAACGAAGATTTTTGTACCTGGGAACCTCAGGCAGACAAGCTTAATTAA
- the purH gene encoding bifunctional phosphoribosylaminoimidazolecarboxamide formyltransferase/IMP cyclohydrolase: protein MQQRRPIRRALLSVSDKAGIVEFAQALSQRGVDLLSTGGTARLLADAGLPVTEVSDYTGFPEMMDGRVKTLHPKVHGGILGRRGKDDEIMGQHSIAPIDMVVVNLYPFAATVSRPDCSLEDAVENIDIGGPTMVRSAAKNHNDVAIVVKSSDYSAIIEEMDANDGSLLLATRFNLAIKAFEHTAAYDGMIANYFGTMVPAYHGDTESASGQFPRTLNMSYIKKQDMRYGENSHQQAAFYIEENVSEASVATSRQLQGKALSYNNIADTDAALECVKEFAEPACVIVKHANPCGVAVGSNILEAYERAYKTDPTSAFGGIIAFNRELDATTAKAIISRQFVEVIIAPSVSDEALALTATKQNVRVLTCGEWQDRQKALDFKRVNGGLLVQDRDLGMVETADLRVVTTRQPTEQELTDALFCWKVAKFVKSNAIVYARDKMTIGIGAGQMSRVYSAKIAGIKAADEGLEVAGSVMASDAFFPFRDGIDAAAAVGITCVIQPGGSMRDNEVITAANEHGIAMVFTDMRHFRH from the coding sequence ATGCAACAACGTCGTCCAATCCGCCGCGCGCTGCTCAGTGTTTCTGACAAAGCCGGTATCGTAGAATTCGCCCAAGCCCTCTCGCAACGTGGAGTGGATTTGCTTTCCACTGGCGGCACCGCCCGCCTGCTTGCCGATGCGGGTTTGCCAGTGACAGAAGTCTCTGACTACACCGGTTTCCCGGAAATGATGGATGGACGCGTTAAGACTCTGCACCCAAAAGTGCACGGTGGCATCCTGGGTCGTCGCGGTAAAGATGACGAAATCATGGGCCAGCACAGCATCGCGCCTATCGATATGGTCGTTGTGAACCTTTATCCGTTCGCCGCAACCGTTTCTCGCCCGGACTGTTCGCTGGAAGACGCGGTTGAGAATATCGATATCGGCGGTCCAACGATGGTTCGCTCGGCAGCCAAGAACCACAACGACGTTGCTATTGTCGTCAAGAGCAGCGACTACAGCGCTATTATTGAAGAGATGGACGCCAACGACGGCTCCCTGCTGCTGGCCACCCGTTTCAATCTGGCGATTAAAGCCTTTGAACATACCGCAGCCTACGACGGCATGATCGCTAACTACTTCGGTACCATGGTTCCGGCATATCACGGCGACACTGAATCAGCCTCTGGCCAGTTCCCGCGCACTCTGAACATGAGCTACATCAAGAAGCAAGATATGCGTTACGGCGAAAACAGCCACCAGCAAGCGGCCTTCTATATAGAAGAGAACGTTTCTGAAGCTTCAGTTGCGACTTCCCGACAGCTGCAAGGCAAAGCGCTTTCCTATAACAACATTGCCGATACCGACGCGGCGCTTGAATGCGTTAAAGAGTTTGCTGAACCGGCCTGTGTAATCGTCAAGCACGCTAACCCTTGTGGTGTTGCTGTTGGTTCAAACATTCTCGAAGCCTACGAGCGTGCCTACAAGACTGACCCGACTTCTGCGTTCGGCGGCATCATTGCATTCAACCGTGAATTAGATGCAACTACTGCTAAAGCCATCATCAGCCGTCAGTTTGTTGAAGTCATTATCGCCCCTTCCGTGAGTGATGAAGCACTGGCACTGACCGCAACCAAACAAAATGTCCGCGTGTTAACCTGTGGTGAATGGCAAGATCGCCAGAAAGCCCTGGATTTCAAACGCGTGAATGGTGGCCTGCTGGTTCAGGATCGCGACCTGGGTATGGTAGAAACTGCTGATCTACGCGTGGTGACGACTCGCCAGCCGACAGAACAAGAGCTGACTGATGCTCTGTTCTGCTGGAAAGTCGCCAAGTTCGTTAAATCCAACGCCATCGTTTACGCGCGCGATAAAATGACTATCGGCATCGGTGCTGGCCAGATGAGCCGCGTTTACTCTGCCAAAATTGCCGGTATCAAAGCCGCCGACGAGGGTCTGGAAGTGGCCGGTTCTGTAATGGCTTCTGATGCCTTCTTCCCGTTCCGCGACGGTATCGATGCAGCAGCTGCGGTTGGCATCACCTGCGTGATCCAGCCGGGTGGTTCAATGCGTGATAATGAAGTGATTACAGCGGCCAACGAACACGGTATCGCAATGGTGTTCACCGACATGCGTCACTTCCGTCATTAA
- the hupA gene encoding nucleoid-associated protein HU-alpha — translation MNKTQLIDVIADKADLSKTQAKLALESTLSAITESLKEGEAVQLVGFGTFKVNQRNERTGRNPQTGKEIKIAAATVPAFVSGKALKEAVK, via the coding sequence ATGAACAAGACTCAACTGATTGATGTAATTGCTGACAAAGCTGATCTTTCTAAAACACAAGCTAAACTGGCTCTTGAATCTACTCTGTCTGCAATTACCGAGTCTCTGAAAGAAGGTGAAGCAGTACAATTAGTTGGTTTCGGGACTTTTAAAGTCAATCAACGTAACGAGCGCACTGGCCGTAACCCGCAGACAGGCAAAGAAATCAAAATCGCTGCTGCTACCGTTCCAGCGTTCGTTTCAGGCAAAGCTTTGAAAGAAGCTGTTAAGTAA